cagagccgtcagcgagcatgaccagccagagccgccaaccagacaggatctgccagagccgccaaccagacaggatctgccagagcgccaaccagacaggatctgccagagccgccagccagccatgagcgtccagagccgtcagccagccatgagcagccagatccgtcagccagccatgagcagccagatccgtcagccagccatgagcagccagatccgtcagccagccatgagcagccagctccgtcagccagccatgagcagccagcgatccgtcagccagccatgagcagcagatccgtcagccagccatgagcagccagatccgtcagccagccatgagcagccagatccgtcagccagccatgagcagccagatcgtcagccagccatgagcagccagatcagtcagccagccatgagcagcagatccgtcagccagccatgagcaccagatccggcagccagccatgagccgtccagccaggatccgccagatccgtccagccaggatccgccagagccgtcattcAGCCAGGAaacgtccctcagtccggagctgccgtccctcagtccggagctgccccttatcctggtgctaccccttatcctggtgctgcccttatcctggtgctgccccttagccggtgctgccccttagtccggtgctgccccttagtccggtgctgccccttagtccggtgctgcccttagtccgtgctgccttaatccagtggggttaatgtggagggtggccatttggaggaggctacgaaagcgggtagtgactatggtggggtggggaccacgaccagtgccggagccgccgccgtggacggacgcccacccagaccctcccctagacttatgctggtgcgcccggagttcgcaccttaaggggggggttatgtcacgccctggccttagtattctttgttttcttaattattttggttaggtcagggtgtgacatggggaatgtatgtggtttttgtagtgtctagggtggttgtaaggtttaggggtttattagagtagttgggtttatgtttagtatagtagtctagctgtgtctatggttgagtgtaggtatctaggaaagtctatggttgcctgaattgggtctcaattagacagctggttattgtttgtctctgattgggagccatatttaaggcaaccataggctttagctgttgtggggaattgtctatgttgaacgtttgtagcctgtgtgtgtgcactacgtttatagcttcacggtcgtttgttgtttttgtatagtttgtaatagtgtttcgtttcatgttatcttcgtagtaaaaataaaagaagatggcttattttcaccatgctgcgttttggtccgtctctcctccacacgatcgtgacacatcgtttgacatgtttctacgaactgtaatggaattttttgacttttcgtctggcctgagcgtcatgaatttggattgttgaactaaacgcgcgaacaaaaaggaggtatttggacataaattatggactttatcaaacaaaccgAAAatattattgtggaactgggattcctgggagtgcattctgatgaagatcatcaaaggtatgtgaatatttataatgctatttctgacttctgttgactccacaacatggcgggtacctgtatggcttgtttttgtgtctgagtgccgtactcagattattgcatgttgtgctttttccgtaaagtttttttttaaatctgacacagcggttgcaagtttatctaaagttccatgtaaaacacttgtatcttttatcaatgtttattatgaatatttctgtaaattgatgtggctctctgcaaaatcaccggatgttttggaggcaaaacattactgaacataacgcgccaatgtaaactaagatttttgtatatgaactttatcaaacaaaacatacatgtattgtgtaacatgaagttctatgagtgtcatctgatgaagatcatcaaaggttagtgattaattttatctctatttctgctttttgtgactcctctctttggctggaaaaatggctgtgtttttctgtgactaggtactgacctaacataatcagatggtgtgctttcgtcgtaaagcctttttgaaatcggacactgtggtgggattaacaacaagtctatctttaaaatggtgtaaaatacttgtatgtttgaggaattttaattatgagatttctgtttgaatttggcgccctgcactttcactggctgttgtcaagtcgatcccgttaacgggatctcagccaatctcagccgtaagaagttaatggACTGACTTCAGCATTGCAAATTAATGAAACAATTGGAAAAATGTGCCTACATGCAATGTAATTATCTTATAATTTAGCTATCACACTGAGCTCTTGTAAGTTTGTCTATGGAACTCATGTTTAAGACTAAGGCTTTCATTTAGGTCATCTATGTTACCCGGAACCCAAAAGATGTTATGGTGTCATCATTTCACTTCCACAAGATGGCCAGTTTCCTGGATGACCCTGGGACTTTTGATGAGTTTCTAAACAAGTTTCTCTCTGGGGAAGGTGAAAAAGGCTAGGATATATAAATAAACGTGAGGGACCTTTTGATGCCATAAGTCCCTACTAAAAGAAGAGGGTAACTGGGTTTGATTGCAATTAACATTTGTTTATCTACACAGTGTTGTTTGGGAAGTGGACAGACCATGTGAAAAGCTGGCGAAATTCAGATCTGGGAGATAGAATCCTATACATGACCTATGAAGAAATGGTCAAGGTAAAACACCAATCAATGCAAACCGCCTCAGCCCAGTGCTGTGTGACCAGACTAACGGATAGTGAACTAGGCTAACCCCAGGCCAAACTGCTAACATGTCTGTTTCTCTCCTGAAGGACCTGAGGGGAGTGCTGGAACACCTCTCATGGTTCCTTGGTCGGGACCTAAGTGAAGAAACTCTGGACCATGTAGCCAACCATTGCTGTTTCAGCAACATGAAGTTAAACGCGATGTCAAACTACTCCCTGGTGCCACAGGAGATCATGGATAGCAGCAAGTCCACCTTCCTTAGAAAAGGTAGTGGAAACTGTCAAGATAGGGGTTAATCACTCCCTACAGCGGCATAGGAAGCCAAAATGCTGCTAGTAGTGTAATGTTCTTTCATCATGCAGTGATACACTACTGCAACCATTCTTTGCTTCCATGTACTGTATTTCACTGCACAATTAAAGCACATTCTCCTCATCATGCAGTGATACGCTACTGCAACCGCTCTTTGCTTCCATGTATTTCACTGCACAATTAAAGCACATTCTCCTTGTTCTTTCAGGGGTTGCTGGAGACTGAAAAAATAATTTCAGTCCTGAGCAGGATTCCAAATTCACAGCGGTCCTAAAAGAAGAAATGAATGGAACAAACATTAAATTCCCTTGGGATGAGGAGTGAACAGGTGAAAATGTACCGACAACGTTTTCTTGACATTGCAGGCAGTTAGACAGTGAAGAATTGAAAACAAATGGACTCTAAACCCATCTGTGCATCCACAGCATAAGTTTGAATGTCACTGGCCGTGCCCTGAAACCTCAGCAGTACACTGACAATACAATAAAAAGCACTTAAGATGGATTTCCCAATAGCATCGTAGCACTAAAATCATCTTAATTCCATTGGAACTAAATTCCCGAAAACCCAGCCCAGGTCAAGCTGATCTAAAAAGTCACCACCAAATACAAGTACATCGTCTCGGGTACTGGTacactgtgtatatagccaagtctTCGTTACtctctaatcttactacatttgcacacactatatatagatttttctattgtgtttttgactgtacatttgtttatcccatatgTAACTGTTGCTTTTGTcttactgctttgctttatcttggtcaggtcgcagttgtaaatgagaacttgttctcaactggcctacctggttaaataaaggtgagaaaaaaaatctcattgtgtatttagtcctcgttattatttttcaattatttgtatacattttttactttctgcattgttgggaagggactataagtaagcatttcagtgttagtctacacctgttgtttatgaagcatgacgaataaaatttgatttgaaatggtccTAAAGTCCTACTGCCACAGGAATGACTTGTGGTTAACTGGATATTTTGTAACTTTGTTAGTATTTTGATTGAACTCGGTGCTTGTTGGTTAGGTCAAAGACCggctttcaaatcaaagtttattggtcgcgtataCATAtctgcagatgttatcgcaggtgcagcgaaatgcttgtttctagctccaacagtgcagtaatatctagcaatacaataacaatacacacataatccaaaaagtaaaaaaacaataatttaattTCTGAACTATTCTTGTGTAGTACTTATTTCAAATTTATTTTCATATAAACAACTGGTAGTTGAATACATTTAAATGAGCCATAATCTGGTAATAACAGACTTATCATGAATAGTAAAATACTGTAAATTATATTGCACATTGTATACATCTGACAGTCACATGGTACTGTGTCTTGTTTTTTCTTACTGCTGAGGATTTGGATAAAGGGTTGTGCTCACATAGTGCTGTATAGTCAGAGGGACATAAAGCGTTTGTTGACTTGCAGGCATAGTCTTCAGATGACAGCAGTCCTAATGTAACCATAAGAAGTTTGTTGTACAAAAACTTGAGGGTTCTCACTGCAACAATTTAATTAACATTTTCATAACAAGGTGCGGGAGACAACACTTTGGGGGTCAGCATTCACTTTCCGGCTGTGTCAGTTAGGAATCTCCTTATTGACTTCACGAACCATTTGGCATTGAACACATGGTCCGCAGAAAGCAGTCATACACCAGTCATCGCAAATGGTTCCCTGTAGAAATCAACATATTAGGGTGGCTAAGGTGATATCAACTTCTCACATTCCTATGTCGTAGGTCTATAATGATCAGTCCCTAAGCCCTGACTAGCGCTGGGGTCCCTAAGCCCTGACTAGCGCTGGCCGTGACAGGGTGAGGATGAGACAGGTAACACAAAGGGCTGATATACTGGACACAGATTACacatagtcctggactaaaaagcattgcCAATGGAGAATTCCCATTGAAATAGCATTTTTTTGTCCAGGATTTAGCTTAACGTTAGTCCAGGACACCGTCCCAAAGTACTTTGTGATATAACTGAGTTGATGCTGTACAAAGATAATGCTGAATAGTGTGCATGGAGAAAGAGGTAATGGAAATGTTTAACAATACATGAAGATGCATATCTATACAGCTGTACAATCAGCAACATGCCATATGCATACCTCTATGTTATACCGCTCCCGAATGCTGGTTCGCAACATAAAATGTGTCCATGGAACATGAGAGAGTAGGAAACACTCTCCGTATTTCTCTGCCATCTTAACGGCCTGAATGCATGGACAGAAAAATCCACAGAGACCTGTTGGTATGAATGAACAGGCAAGTAAATGATGACTGAAACCGACCCAATTACACTCCTCTGTAAATGTACCGTAtgtggacagtgaagctaaaacgtaTAACTTggttctatactccagcattttggcttagacaacaaatgtttcatatgaggcgacagtacataATGTCACATTTTATTTTAAGGTGTTTCCATACATATCCATTTggaaatgaatgcactttatgtatctagtccccccatttgacaGTGTCAAGTATTTTAGCATATTCACTCAGGCCCAGATTCTGACCAAAGATAAGAAAGCATAAATGGAATGTCATtctctttttatgcacttttatatttatgcacttttctctgcATATTCAGACCTTGAATTTAAGTATGAGAATAAAATGCTATTCACCCACTATTCATTTGAGGTGGAGCTTGAATATAtgaaggtgtggcagaggtgtgtctacagatacgccatattctgaccttgactttaTTCTCTAAtgattccaccacctttacgtgcGAAggaaccatgaataaggtctagcGAACCTACCTGTTCCATGTctgaggtctacggacaattccttagacctcatggcttggtttttgctctgacatgcactatcaactgtgggaccttatacagacaggtgtgtgcctttccaaatcatgtccaatcaattgaatttaccccaggtggactccaatgaagttgtagaaacatctcaaggatgatcaatggaaacaggatgcacctgagctcaatttcgagtctcatagcaaagggtcagaatgcttatgtaaatagtgtattttaatttttaatacatttgcaaacatttctaaaaacatgttttcgctttgtcattatggagtattgtgtgtacagtcatggccaaaagttttgagaatgacacaaatattaattttcacaaagtctgctgcctcagtttgtatgatggcaatttgcatatacgccagaatgttatgaagggtgatcagatgaattacaattaattgcaaagtccctctttgccatgcaaatgaactgaatccccaaaaaccaCTTCCAATGCAtatcagccctgccacaaaaggaccagctgacatcatgtcagtgattctctcgttaacacaggtgtgagtgttgacgaggacaaggctggagatcactctgtcatgctaacagactggaagcttcaaaaggaggttggtgcttggaatcattgttcttccactgtcaaccatggttacctgcaaggaaacacgtgccgtcatcattgctttgcacaaaaacggcttcacaggcaaggataatgctgccagtaagattgcacctaaatcaaccatttatcggatcatcaagaacttcaaggagagcggttcaattgttgtgaagaaggcttcagggtgcccaataaagtccagcaagcgccaggaccgtctcctaaagttgattcagctgcgggatcggggcaccaccagtacagagcttgctcaggaatggcagcaggcaggtgtgagtgcatctgcacgcacagtgaggcgaaaacttttggaggatggcctggtgtcaagaagggcagcaaagaagccacttctctccaggaaacacatcagggacagacggatattctgcaaaaggtacagggattggactgctgaggactgaggtaaagtcattttctctgatgaatcccctttccaattgtttggggcatccggaaaaaagcttgtccgaagaagacaaggtgagcgctaccatcagtcctgtgtcatgccaacagtaaagcatcctgagaccattcatgtgtggggttgcttctcagccaagggagttggctcactcacaattttgcctaagaacacagccatgaataaagaatggtaccaacacatcctccgagagcaacttctcccaaccatccaggaacagtttggtgacgaacaatgccttttccagcatgatggagaaccttgccataaggcaaaagtgataactaagtggctcggtgaacaaaacatcgatattttgggtccatggccaggaaactccccagaccttaatcccacttgtggtcaatcctcaagaggcgggtgaacaaacaaaaacccacaaattctgacaaactccaagcattgattatgcaagaatgggctgccatcagtcaggatgtggcacagaagttaattgacagcatgccagggcggattgcagaggtcttgaaaaagaagggtcaacactgcaaatattgactctttgcatcaacttcatgtaattgtcaatacaagcctttgacacttatggaaTGCTTGAAATTATAAttataacatctgacaaaaatatctaaagacactgaagcagcaaactttgtggaaattaatatttgtgtcattctcaaaacttttggccacgactgtagattgttgagaaaaaaaaaagatttaatcaattttagggctgtaacgtcacaaaatgtggaaaaagtcaaggggtctgaatactttctgaaggcaatgtaaatAAGGTCCCgcacttgacagtgcatgtcacagcaaaaaccaagccatgaggtcgaaggaattgtccgtagagctccgagacaggattgtgtcgaggcacagatctggggaagggtaccaaaacatttctgcagcattgaaggtccaaagaacacagtggcctccatcattcttaaatggaagaagtttggaaccaccaagaatcttgctagagatggccgcccggccaaactgagcaatggggggagaagggccttgctcaggaaggtgaccaagaacctgatggtcactctgacagagctccagagttcctctgtggagatgcgagaaccttccagaaggacaacaatctctgcagcaatccaccaatcaggcctttatggtagagtggccagacagaagccactcctcagtaaaaggcacatgacagcccgcttggagtttgccaaaaggcacctaaaggactctcagaccatgaaaaacaaaattctctggtctgatgaaaccaagattgaactctttggcctgaatgccaagcgtcacgtctggaggaaacctggcaccacctctacggtgaaacatggtggtggcagaatcatgctgtggggatgtttttcagaggcagggactgggagactagtcaggattgagggaaagatgaacggagcaaagtactaagagatccttggtgaaaacctgctccagagcgctgaagacctctgactggggcaaaggttaatcttccaacaggacaacaaccctaagcacacagccgagataatgcaggagtggcttcgggacaagtctctgaatgtccttgagtggcccagccagagcccggatttcaaaccgatcgaacatctctggagagacttgaaaatagctgtgcagcgacgctccccatccaacctgacagagcttgagaggatctgcagagaagaatgggagatacttcccaaatacaggtgtgcaaagcttgtagcgtcatacccaagacgactcaaggttgttatcgctgccgaaggtgcttcaacaaagtactgagtaatgagtAGGGACACGcctacttttactattttctatattgtagaataatagtgaagacatcaaaactatgaaataacacatatggaatcatgtagtaaccaaaaaagtgttaaacacatccaaatatattttaagattcttcaaagtagccaccctttgccttgatggagtgctgcatcagatggcctggcctccacaatcacccaaccccaacccaattgagatggtttgggatgagttgaacaagtgctcagtatatgcgggaattccttcaagactgttggaaaagcattccaggtgaagctgattgagagaatgccaagagtgtgcaaagctgtcatcaaggcatagggtcgctactttgaagaatctcaaatataatatatatttggatttgtttaacacttttttggtcactacatcattccatatgtgttatttcatagttttgatgtcttcactattattctacaatgtagaaaattgtaaaaaaattaaaataaaaaaaataccttgaatcagtaggtgtgtccaaacttttgactggtactatatataaatttgcaaaaactttgccattatgggtattgtgtgtagattgatgagggggggggaacaatttattccattttagaataaggttttaACTcgtggagaaaaaaagaaaatgtggaaaaagtcaaggggtttgaatactttccgaatgcactgtatattgtgcccaatagaaaagaatggtgaataatgtattgAGTACATTTCAAATcactttaattgtaaataagaatatataatgtttctgaacatttctacattaatgtggatgctaccatgattacggataggccaatgaatgaatgaatagcaAATAAGGATGAgtaagaaagttacagatgcccgcaaaacatgctaacatctcaccattaccaataacaggggaagtCACGATTTTATTGGGGGTATGATAGttatgcatctgtaactttcttactcatcattattcacaattcattcatgattatccctaatcatggtaacatccagatgaatgtagaagtgttcaaaGACATATTATATTCTTAGTTACAATAAAAGAGACTGAAAAATGACACAAtaaattatttaccattcatttctattggccaactaaaacaaactgcaaatgcatccaccAAGTGTGTAGTCACAAgcatgatgtagtcattgtgtgctaggtaTATGGGACCAAATAAGAAACGTTTCACTAAatgtaatacactataagtgaatttgttcaAATACATATGACAGCTTCAAATGGGGGTCTAGATAGggtacataaagtgctttcatttctaatgGTAAAACAGATAAGTATGAAAATACACTCAAATAGAAGGTGACATTGCGTACTGTTGCCTCATATAAATTAACAtgtttgatctcaaatccaaaatgctgtaatataaagccaaattaaaagttttagttTCACTGTCAAAATAAATATGTAGTGTACATCTTGGCTTGTATTAATCAAATAGTATGTAAACAATCAAAATGTGTAGGTACCATTCTAGCCATTACTTACAGACATCTCTGTCAACACAGCAATCCATCACTCCAGAGCTCCATGTCTTTTTCTGGATCCCGGCAAACTGGCCCCCAGCTAAAGTCCTTGGTTGTCTTGTAGTGGcgtcttgaaatactttgcacaTATTTCCTGCAACTACCCTGCTCAATGAATATAAATTAATACAGAATTAATATAGACCTAGATTTtacttctagctagctagctcatcatacgaatagctagctagctacctagcaacAGTAGCCAGTTACTTGAGCAAATGTaaat
This region of Salvelinus sp. IW2-2015 linkage group LG6.1, ASM291031v2, whole genome shotgun sequence genomic DNA includes:
- the LOC111964716 gene encoding sulfotransferase 2B1, with amino-acid sequence MQEIVPLVLNGGDLTPVQTIPNWDRVPWLEETRAALVLDRLPSPRAMVSHMPYHLMLPSFFPSKAKVIYVTRNPKDVMVSSFHFHKMASFLDDPGTFDEFLNKFLSGEVLFGKWTDHVKSWRNSDLGDRILYMTYEEMVKDLRGVLEHLSWFLGRDLSEETLDHVANHCCFSNMKLNAMSNYSLVPQEIMDSSKSTFLRKGVAGD